The genomic interval GGGCTGGCTGCCCAAAAAGCCCCCACGGCGATGAAATTTTAAAAGTCAAAGTTCCATTGTCGTGGGGGCTTTAAATTGGTCAGCTAACTGCAGAAACTGCAGTTAAGGGCAGCTTACTCAGCTGCAGGTGCCTCTTCAGCCTCAGCTGCAGGTGCCTCTTCAGCCTCAGCTGCTGCTGGTGCTTCCTCTGCCTCAGGCTTTGCGTCGCCTGCTGCATCCTTAGCAGCTGCCAGCTGACGCTCCTCGCGTGCCTTCTTACCCTCTTCCACAGCGGTGGAGATAACGCGGGAAAGCAGTGCGGTGGAGCGGATTGCGTCGTCGTTACCAGGAACTGGGAAGTCAACAACGTCTGGGTCACAGTTGGTGTCCAGGATGGCAACAACTGGGATGTTCAGCTTGTGAGCCTCAGCGACAGCGATGTGCTCCTTGTTGGTGTCAATGATCCACAGTGCGGAAGGCACGCGGGTCATCTCTGCGATACCACCGAGGACGCGCTCCAGCTTGGTGCGCTCACGGGTCAGCATGAGAACTTCGCGCTTGGTGCGACCCTCGTAGCCGTTTTCTGCAGCATCCATTGCCTGCAGTTCCTTCATGCGGTTCAGACGCTTGGAAACGGTCTGGAAGTTGGTCAGCATGCCGCCGAGCCAACGGTGGTTCACGTAAGGCATACCAACGCGGTCTGCCTCAACCTGAACAGCTTCCTGAGCCTGCTTCTTGGTACCAACGAAAAGAACGGTGCCACCGTGAGCAACGGTTTCCTTGACGAACTCGAAAGCCTGATCGATGTAGGTCAGGGTCTGCTGAAGGTCAATGATGTAGATGCCGTTACGCTCGGTGAAGATGAAACGACGCATCTTTGGGTTCCAGCGGCGGGTCTGGTGGCCAAAGTGCACACCAGCATCGAGAAGCTCTCGCATGGTTACGACTGCCATGTTAAGCCCCTTTCTAAGTCTTAGGGTTTCGGTTTTGAAAATTTGTGCAGGTTTTTATCCTGCACCCTAGCGGTGGTTTCCCAGGTCAACACCCTAAAACTCGAATGAGCTGTTTGGGACCTCGTTGCTCCGGAGTTGAATGTGCATTCAACGCCACCGCGCGTAGTCAGTAGTTAAAATTACCCCTCACCATGCTTTCAGGCATGATGAAACACAATTCGGACACACTGCTGCCGACAAGTTTACATACTTTGACCTGCAATCCCAAACCCTCCCGCAGGTGCTGTGGATTGTTTCAGGACATGTCTTTTACTACTACCCCAATTGCCCCACTTTCCACAGGGGTCAGATTGTTTGATGGACGGAGCGCTTGAGTCCAGCAATGCTGAATTTCATGCCCTTTCGACTGATGTGGATTCTGGCCCTTACGTTCACCCTCACCCTGCTCACATCCCCAGCGTTGGCCCACCCTTACGTAAATCCTGCGACAGGCAGTGACCGTGCAGGCCCTATTCTTCGGGGCTTTGATAAGCCCGAGAAGAATTGGCTTCCAGGTCACCGCGGCGTGGATCTACCCCTAAACATTGGAGAAACAGTGTTGGCCAGTGGCTCGGGCACTGTCGCTTTTGCCGGCATCGTTGTTGGAACTCCGACCATTTCCATTGATCACGCCGATGGCGTTCGAACCACATACCAACCAGTTCACGCCCACGTGTCAGTTGGCGAACACGTGGAAGAAGGCGATGCCATAGGCATCCTTGGCCATCCAACCACTAAATTCCCTGGACTTCAGTGGGGCGCAAAAATAGGTGAAGAATATATCAATCCCCTATCGCTACTTCCCCGGCCAACCATTCGCCTTAAACCTCTTAACTAGGCACGTGGATGCGCTTTATTAAACGCTTCAAGCAGTCTCTTATTACTGACGTGGGTATAGATCTGCGTCGTTTGCATTGACGAGTGCCCTAATAGTTCTTGAACCTGGCGAAGGTCCGCCCCACCGTCCAGCAAGTGAGTTGCCGCAGTATGCCGCAGCGAGTGTGGTGACAAATGGTCAACGCCAGTGACTTTTGCCGCTCGATCAACAATCCTTCGAACTTGGCGCGCATTAATTCGCTGACCCCGCACCCCAACAAAGAGCGCTTTGGGATCTTCCGTCATCTCATCGCGCACATCTAGCCAATTTCTTAACGCCTTGTGTGCCGATTCCCCGAATGGGACAACGCGCTCTTTATTTCCTTTACCCAGCACTCGTACCATTTTGCGGTCGTAGTCAATGTCTGAAAGATCGATTCCACAGAGTTCAGCAACACGCATTCCCGTGGCATAAAGAAGCTCCAGAATCGCGGAATCACGCAGGAACTCTTCTTCATTTGTGGAAGCTGCGTTTTCCACAAAGTCTCCTGCCTGCTGTTCCCCGAGAATCTTAGGTAGATCCCTCGTGATCTTCGGTGAAATGAGTCGGGCTGCTTCATCAGCTTTGAGGTGGCCGTTTTTCTGAGCCCATGAAGAAAACGCCTTGACAGATGCAGTTCTTCTGGCGAGTGTTGCCCTGGACTTTCCCTCATCTACCGCTATACCAAGCCATTGGCGCAGAGTCGGCAGGGAGAAATTGTCGATATCTTCGATTGTGTCAGCCATGGCATAAAGGTCTGATCGATATCCGCGAATTGTTGCGGCTGAACGACCCACCACAAGGTCTAGATGCTCACAGAAATCGTCGATAAGCGTATGCAGCTTGGACGGCGCGTCGGCGCCGGAAATACCAGAAGGTGGCGCGTTCCGCCCGGAACGCGCCACCTTCTTTTTTGACTCACCCATAGTGCTAACCCTAGCGCGATGTCCCCCCACAGTTGTGGAGCCACATTGCGGAACCGTCTTCAAGGAACCAGCCCGAACCTTGAAGAAGTTTACTTAGGCTTGCCTCACACACACTATCTTTCGGTTGATGCGGATGCAACCTTTTTGTGAAGTTTTTTATATAACCCCCAGGTTTTATGGCATTTCCGCATTTCTCGACCAAGCAGTTCCGTCGCGTTTCACGATTCCGCGCTTGTTCAATGCAATGAGAAGGAAAATTGTTAACTGCAAGGTCAACCCGGCTTCGGTAGCGATACTCGCCGCTTCCCTCCCCTCTCCTCGGTCGTCTAACGCATCAAAAACTCGCAGCTCATTTCTGGTTAAACCCTGTACTGGAGTGGCCGCGAAGTTTAATTCATACTGAGTTTGGCTATCCATTGCACCCACTGCACCCAGAAGTGACCGAACGTCATCCGCACTGGTGACCATTTGTGCGCTGCCGTTTCGAATCCTTTCGTGGCACCCAAGTGATCCAGCAGTATTTACCGGCCCAGGGACCGCCATAGCAATCCTGCCTAAACCAGCACACCAGCTCAAAGTGTTTAGCGCGCCTGACCTCCAGGCTGCCTCCACCACGACAGTTCCTTGAGATAGAGCAGCAACGAGACGATTGCGAGTGAGAAAGCGGTGGCGTTGAGGTGGAGTTCCCGGTGGATATTCACTCACCAACGCCCCCTTTCCGGATTTGGCAATCTGGTTGAACAGATCTCGATTGTGGCTGGGGTACGAGCGATCCAATCCGCATGCTGCGATCGCGATGGTGGAGCCTTGTGCACGTACGGCTTCACTATGGGCGACGCTATCAACTCCCAAGGCACCACCTGAGATGATTGTCCACTGATGAGACACAAGGTTTTGGGTGAATTCCCGAGTTACTTCCGTGCCATATTGGCTTATTGCCCTGGTGCCCACGAGTGTGACGGACTGTGCACTGAGTGTTCTGAGATTTCCTCCCCTAATCCACAACGCATGCGGTGGCAGCGCATCATCTTGATAGGTACGCACATGATCACTCATGCCAGAAGCGGCAAATCCAAAAGCATGGTCTAATTCTTCCATCGGCCATTCGTCGTCTTCAGGTGTGATGAGCCGCCCACCGAGTTTGGCGATAGTTTCCAGATCAGTTTGCGCGGTATCAATCGAGTACCGGGAATCGGTGTTTTTCAGCAGACCTTCGCCAATCCACTCTTCGCGGTGTTTAATACCAAATGCGATCCGCTCTACATCATGACCTTCTTTCAGGAGCTTTTGCAGGTGTGCATTGGGACCCTCCACCACTTTTGAGAGATACGCCCATGCCAGCAAGCGGGAGTCAATCATGCTGCTACCTCACTGTATGTAGTGCCCCGAAGCTCCATGGCTCGCGCAATATGGTCAAGATTGGGCTGCTGTTCCCCATCCAAATCGCACAAGGTCCAACCCAGTTTTATGGCCCGATCGCAGCCACGTTGGGAGATTGTTCCTTCCGCCAGGAACGCGCCGAGGTACACCATGGCGTCTTCTGTTGCGGCAAAATTCCTCCGCAAGAAGTGTGGATCTACGTGTGCATTAACAAGATTTCCCAGTCCAGAACGGCGCCATCGGAAAGCTGCCCTCTCACGAGCTTGTGCCACCCGATCAGCAATGGGAGCAGATGCCTCAACGTCATCACTACGCAGCACTGCACCTTTAGAGTGGGTGGCAACAACCATGTCCAAGCGATCCCTCAACGGACCCGAAAGATTATTAAGGTACGTCGCGCGAGCTGAGCCAGAACAGACACATTCTTGAGGCTGTTCTGCACCGCATCTACACGGATTGGCCGCGAGGATGAGCTGGAACTGTGCGGGGAAGGTGACATCATGGCGGGATCTGATGATGCGGATCGAGCCGTATTCCAATGGAGTCCTCAAAGAATCAAGGATTGACGCTGGAATCTCACTAACCTCATCCAGGAACAACACACCATGATGCGCCAGGCTGATAGCACCCGGAAGAGGAGATCCCGAGCCACCTCCGAGCAGAGCAGCCTTGCTGACATTGTGGTGTGGGGAAATAAACGGAGCCCTCGACACCGGCCCTGAAAAGGTTCGCCCCACAACGGAATGCACTGCCGTCGCCTCGATCATTTGTTGGGGCGACAGTTCGGGAAGCAAGCTGGGAATCCGCTCGGCGATCATGGATTTTCCAGAACCGGGAGGGCCAATCATCAGCATGTGGTGACCACCGGCAGCAGCTACTTCTGCAGCAAACCTAGCTTCTGGTTGTCCCACCACATCACGCATATCAGGCAGTTTGAGGCTATTTTCATCATTGAATAGTCCAGGCTGAGGCAACGCCTCTTCCCCATCAAGCCATCGCAAGACCTGGTCGATGGAATGTGCCAAAAAGACTGAAGGATCCTCAACCAGTCCTGCTTCTTGGGCATTTCCCTCCGGGATCACAATCTTGCCAATACCTTCCTCCTTCGCGGCCAACAGCGCTGGAAGAACTCCAGTAACAGGGAGCAAGGTTCCATCAAGCGCCACCTCACCCAGAAATAACGTGTTCTGCGCATGAAACTTCGCTTTGGGGTTAGAGCCATGGGCAACGAGAACTGCAACGGTCATCGCGAGATCACACTGCGAACCTTGTTTACGCATGGAAGCCGGCGAGAGGTTAATGATCACTTTGGTCTTTGGCCACATCAAGCCACTGTTTTGCACCGCAGTTTTAATACGATCCCGAGATTCTGAAATGGCAGTATCTGCTAATCCAACAATGTAGGTACCAGGCAATCCTGGGCCAACATTAGCCTCCACACGAACGATTTTTGCCTGCACACCTAATTGCGCAGTGGATATAGTTCTACCGAGCGCCATGTTCCACATCCTCATAAACAGTGATCTCTGGGCGCCCCGTGTGCGGATCCAAAACGATTGCCACCACATCAAAACGAATCGGAGTATAAGGTTTACCCTCCAGCCACAGTGCAGCTGCACGCCTCATCCGCAACATTTTCTGATTGTTCACAGCCGCTGCTGAATCAAAAGCCGACCCCCGCCGAGTCTTCACTTCTACAAAAACAACAACTCCGCTTGCCGAGCGAACAATGAGGTCAAGTTCGCCACATGAATAGCGAACATTTCGATCTAGCAGCGTTGCTTGATCATCTAAATATTGTTGTAGCGCAACATCTTCCCCGAACGCGCCCAGATATTGTTTTTGTGTTTTCATCTGTCCCCCACGATTGTTTAAAAGTCTGATTAAGCTGTGCTTTCAGATTCAACGTGGTTTTATCGCGGGCTTCAAACATCTCCAGTCCTCACCTGTGGATAACCAGTCCCCATCCAGGGTTGTCCACAGGCTGAGCCCACTAAGGGTTGACAAAAGACGCATTCGATCAATCTCGAATACGTCTTTTCAATAAGCAATCCCGCCCAATCAAAGCAAGATCAAAGCAAGATTGAGACGGGATTAATGTGGGATTCCCTAGTGCATAAGCTCGAGCCAAACAATTGAATATCCCATTGTCCAGCGATTTTAAACCTAAGAACTACTCAGGCATGATGATGTCAGGCTTATCTAATTCTTCGATGTTGACGTCCTTGTAGGTGATCACTCGGACGTAGCGAACGAAGCGTGCTGAGCGGTACATGTCCCATACCCAGGCGTCAGACATGCGGACTTCGTAGTAGACATCGTTTCCGCTGTTGTGTGGAATAAGCTGCACTGCATTTGCTAAGTAGAAGCGACGTTCAGTTTCTACAACATAGGAAAACTGGCTGACTACGTCGCGGTATTCGCGGTAAAGAGAGAGTTCAACCTCTGCTTCGTAGTTGTCGAGTTCTTCAGCGCTCATGCTCCACCTTCCGTCGTGTCATTATCTGCAGCGTGTAGCCATTCTTGGTGTGCCTTGGCCACATTTGCATAACTATATCTGTGCTCGGGACTTGCGCCGTGGTGGCGCACCGCATCCATGTGGATCTTCGTACTGTAGCCTTTGTGAATTTCGAGACCGTAGTGCGGGTAGTCGTTGGCCATGTCGGTCATGATGTCGTCGCGGGTTTGTTTGGCTAATACACTTGCGGCGGCGATGCATCGGGCGGAGGCGTCTCCGCCGATGATGGGTAGGTATGGGACTGTGAAGCCGGGGACTTTCATGGCGTCGGTAAGTACGTAGCCGGGTTGGGTGCCTAGGGCGGCTACGGCTCGTCGCATGCCGGAGATGTTTGCGTGTTGGATGCCAAATCGGTCGATGTCTTGGGCGGAGATCACGATGACTGACCAAGCGAGTGCGTGTTTTTTGATCAGTGGCATGAGTTTTTCGCGGGTGCTGGCACTGAGCTTTTTGGAGTCTGTCAGTGCGGCTAGCTCCTGGATGGGTTTGTCCGGGAGTATGCATGCGGCAATTGAAATGGGTCCGCAGCAGGCACCGCGTCCAGCTTCGTCTACTCCTGCAACGGGCCCTAGCCCGTTGCGTGACAAGGTGACCTCAAAGGTCCGTAGATGCTTTAAGCGTCGCATTGAGGGGGGCGTCGAAAAGCGAATTACTAGCCTTTGATGGCAGGGTCGTCGACGCCACCGATTCGGCTAAATGGCAGGATAATTGCTTGAACTTTGCCCTTGATGTTTTCCTCAGGGATGGTTCCTTGGTACTGATCGCCCAGGTGGTAGCGGGAATCCATGGAGTTGGTGCGGTTGTCACCCATCATGAAGTAGTTGCCGCCAGGCACGGTGATGGGGCCGAAATAGTTGCCGCCGCATTCGGTGGAACCGGAGGTCTCATCGATGGGGAATTGCGCAGGTTGCAGCGTGTAGCTGTCATCGACTTCCTTGCCGTCAACCATGATTCCAGGATCACCGGCTTGGCACGAAACAGTCTGACCGCCGGTGGCGATAATGCGCTTGACCAGGTCATTTTCATCAGGTGCGACAAGACCCACGTAAGAACCCAGGTTCTGCAGGCCGCGGATCACCGAATTATCGGAACGCTGCGTAGTGAATCCAACGTTCCAGGAATCAGTACCCTTGAACACCACAACATCGCCCGGCTCTGGATCCGTGAAGTAGTAAGAAACCTTCTCCACCAGGATGCGGTCACCCGTGCAGCCCTCACATCCGTGCAAAGTAGGTTCCATCGAACCACTCGGAATCATGTACATGCGTCCGACAAACGTCTGGAGCACGAAAATCAGCGCGAGGGTCAAAACCACAACCACTGGAATTTCGATGTACCACGGAGTTGGCTTCGATTCCTTCTTAGACTTTCCAGCACGTCGACCAGGACGACCGTCCTGCGTGGAATCGTCAGCATTTGAAGCACTAGAAAAATCAGTCACGGGAGTTCACTCTAGCAGCATTACATTAAGGCTGACCTGAATCACACGTGTGCCGAAAAATACTTCTTCGCCCAAAGCTGCACCTCGGCGCCAT from Corynebacterium glutamicum ATCC 13032 carries:
- the rpsB gene encoding 30S ribosomal protein S2 produces the protein MAVVTMRELLDAGVHFGHQTRRWNPKMRRFIFTERNGIYIIDLQQTLTYIDQAFEFVKETVAHGGTVLFVGTKKQAQEAVQVEADRVGMPYVNHRWLGGMLTNFQTVSKRLNRMKELQAMDAAENGYEGRTKREVLMLTRERTKLERVLGGIAEMTRVPSALWIIDTNKEHIAVAEAHKLNIPVVAILDTNCDPDVVDFPVPGNDDAIRSTALLSRVISTAVEEGKKAREERQLAAAKDAAGDAKPEAEEAPAAAEAEEAPAAEAEEAPAAE
- a CDS encoding M23 family metallopeptidase; translation: MLNFMPFRLMWILALTFTLTLLTSPALAHPYVNPATGSDRAGPILRGFDKPEKNWLPGHRGVDLPLNIGETVLASGSGTVAFAGIVVGTPTISIDHADGVRTTYQPVHAHVSVGEHVEEGDAIGILGHPTTKFPGLQWGAKIGEEYINPLSLLPRPTIRLKPLN
- a CDS encoding tyrosine recombinase XerC; protein product: MGESKKKVARSGRNAPPSGISGADAPSKLHTLIDDFCEHLDLVVGRSAATIRGYRSDLYAMADTIEDIDNFSLPTLRQWLGIAVDEGKSRATLARRTASVKAFSSWAQKNGHLKADEAARLISPKITRDLPKILGEQQAGDFVENAASTNEEEFLRDSAILELLYATGMRVAELCGIDLSDIDYDRKMVRVLGKGNKERVVPFGESAHKALRNWLDVRDEMTEDPKALFVGVRGQRINARQVRRIVDRAAKVTGVDHLSPHSLRHTAATHLLDGGADLRQVQELLGHSSMQTTQIYTHVSNKRLLEAFNKAHPRA
- the dprA gene encoding DNA-processing protein DprA, giving the protein MIDSRLLAWAYLSKVVEGPNAHLQKLLKEGHDVERIAFGIKHREEWIGEGLLKNTDSRYSIDTAQTDLETIAKLGGRLITPEDDEWPMEELDHAFGFAASGMSDHVRTYQDDALPPHALWIRGGNLRTLSAQSVTLVGTRAISQYGTEVTREFTQNLVSHQWTIISGGALGVDSVAHSEAVRAQGSTIAIAACGLDRSYPSHNRDLFNQIAKSGKGALVSEYPPGTPPQRHRFLTRNRLVAALSQGTVVVEAAWRSGALNTLSWCAGLGRIAMAVPGPVNTAGSLGCHERIRNGSAQMVTSADDVRSLLGAVGAMDSQTQYELNFAATPVQGLTRNELRVFDALDDRGEGREAASIATEAGLTLQLTIFLLIALNKRGIVKRDGTAWSRNAEMP
- a CDS encoding YifB family Mg chelatase-like AAA ATPase produces the protein MALGRTISTAQLGVQAKIVRVEANVGPGLPGTYIVGLADTAISESRDRIKTAVQNSGLMWPKTKVIINLSPASMRKQGSQCDLAMTVAVLVAHGSNPKAKFHAQNTLFLGEVALDGTLLPVTGVLPALLAAKEEGIGKIVIPEGNAQEAGLVEDPSVFLAHSIDQVLRWLDGEEALPQPGLFNDENSLKLPDMRDVVGQPEARFAAEVAAAGGHHMLMIGPPGSGKSMIAERIPSLLPELSPQQMIEATAVHSVVGRTFSGPVSRAPFISPHHNVSKAALLGGGSGSPLPGAISLAHHGVLFLDEVSEIPASILDSLRTPLEYGSIRIIRSRHDVTFPAQFQLILAANPCRCGAEQPQECVCSGSARATYLNNLSGPLRDRLDMVVATHSKGAVLRSDDVEASAPIADRVAQARERAAFRWRRSGLGNLVNAHVDPHFLRRNFAATEDAMVYLGAFLAEGTISQRGCDRAIKLGWTLCDLDGEQQPNLDHIARAMELRGTTYSEVAA
- a CDS encoding YraN family protein, yielding MKTQKQYLGAFGEDVALQQYLDDQATLLDRNVRYSCGELDLIVRSASGVVVFVEVKTRRGSAFDSAAAVNNQKMLRMRRAAALWLEGKPYTPIRFDVVAIVLDPHTGRPEITVYEDVEHGAR
- a CDS encoding DUF2469 domain-containing protein — translated: MSAEELDNYEAEVELSLYREYRDVVSQFSYVVETERRFYLANAVQLIPHNSGNDVYYEVRMSDAWVWDMYRSARFVRYVRVITYKDVNIEELDKPDIIMPE
- a CDS encoding ribonuclease HII gives rise to the protein MRRLKHLRTFEVTLSRNGLGPVAGVDEAGRGACCGPISIAACILPDKPIQELAALTDSKKLSASTREKLMPLIKKHALAWSVIVISAQDIDRFGIQHANISGMRRAVAALGTQPGYVLTDAMKVPGFTVPYLPIIGGDASARCIAAASVLAKQTRDDIMTDMANDYPHYGLEIHKGYSTKIHMDAVRHHGASPEHRYSYANVAKAHQEWLHAADNDTTEGGA
- the lepB gene encoding signal peptidase I; this encodes MTDFSSASNADDSTQDGRPGRRAGKSKKESKPTPWYIEIPVVVVLTLALIFVLQTFVGRMYMIPSGSMEPTLHGCEGCTGDRILVEKVSYYFTDPEPGDVVVFKGTDSWNVGFTTQRSDNSVIRGLQNLGSYVGLVAPDENDLVKRIIATGGQTVSCQAGDPGIMVDGKEVDDSYTLQPAQFPIDETSGSTECGGNYFGPITVPGGNYFMMGDNRTNSMDSRYHLGDQYQGTIPEENIKGKVQAIILPFSRIGGVDDPAIKG